CAttcattaaaaatatattataaaatgactattttacccttctTTTTACTAAATCataaaaattacatatttacccattttaaaTAGTAATTTTACTCGTTTATGCCAATTTCTTGTGTTATTTTACTCGTCTTAAAgcatttttcttgatttttttagACCTTTTGTTATCAGTtttctttctttaatttttttaacaagcATCAAAGTGTAGAAAAAATGCTAAAGTTGTAACTAGACAAAATAATCAATATTAAGAATCTTTAAAATCCAAAAATCACTGTTAACAAATTTTAAAggaaaaattggtttttaataaaccaacctttgtcccgttggtaaataataatcttacctacgtaattggtatacaataatcctacctatcaacatgttggtactcaatgaacttctattaattttttttaattgaagttagtttttaagttttgtttattacacaaacagtccctgtagttgtaatttactagttttaactattttaaaactaataaattacagtcccttgaggttttttttgttttataaaatagttaaaactagaaaattacaactacagggactttttgtgtaataaaaaaaacttaaaaattaacttcagttaaaaaaaattaacgaaagttcattgagtaccaacatattgataggtaggattattgtataccaattacgtaggtaagattattatttaccaacgggacaaatgttggtttattaaaaaccaattttccaattttaaaatccaaaaagaaaaaaaaaaacaaatgccaAAGTTTGGACGAATTACAATAGCAACCAACCAATTACTCAACTTTGATGAGCCTTTGTATTCTTTCCTCGTCCTTTTTTACTTGATGATAGATCTTAATTAGAATCTTCAGAAACCGTATTTTTGCATGTCTTTTCATGGTGTCCATACTTATCACAACGTGGACATTTATGTCTTTTTTTATGACTCGTCATGTCCTTTGATCCTATTCTTTCTTGATCTTCCTAGAGGATATTTAATAGCAGGCGGGTATATCTTCTCCTCAGTATCTATGTGTACCCATTGGTCCTTTGCAGAGCATAAGTCGCTTTATATTTGTCGATAGTGTAATAGGAATCAAAATATTTATCCCAATTTACCTCCCTATTGAAAGCGATAAAAGCAGCTGCATGATAACACGCAACCCCTTTAACTTGCCAAACCCGACAAGTGCAACTATGTTCATCAAGTGATACCTCCCAACGCTTTTCATTGCGTTTCACTTCGGCTCGATTTTCACCACTTCTACAAACTTCGTACTCACCCAATTTCTACATACAACatagaaatatattattttaatatataagtAACAAAAAAAAGCCTTAAACTCACCTTAGAGATTTGATTGAGATAACTTTTAGTATTAGGTACTAATGCACCCTTCCATTTCTTTAGAATCCTCCGTTTCTTGTCTAGCCGTACCATAATCTTCTCCCTAATGGAATCAAGAAGGTCAAGCGCTGGTTGATAACGCACATCATCTATCCAAGAATTAAAAGCCTCTGAAATGTTGTTAGTAATGTAATCACATTTGGATATTGTCCCAAACTTGCAACGACTCCATATCTTCTTGTGGTTTTCATTACGATATTTAAGTCAATCCTTGTTGACTTCAGCAATTTCATCTAATAATGTGTCATGCTTGGTAACATTAAAAGTTCTTGCAGCTCGATATAAATTTCTCTCGAAAAAGTCACCACGAAAATGTTTTTTGAAATTGCTATACAAATGACTGATACATTCTCTATGCTCTACATTAAGGTAAATTTGGGTAATTGCAACGTCCAAACCTTTTTGCATGTCGGATGAGATGACAAGACAATTAGGCATGCCAATTGCTTTCTTAAGTAAGTCAAGGAACCATATCCATGAAGTTTTATTCTCAGATTCAAGTACACCATAGGCCACTGGAAAAATGAAATTATTACCTTCTACACTTGTGGTAGCAACTAGTACCCCATTGAACTTTCCTTTTAGATGGCAGGCATCAAGAGCTATGTAGGGACGACAACCGTCGCAAGACCCCTTCGAGCAAGCTATTAGTGAAACAAAAAAACGTAAAAATAGTTTCTTATTACCTTTTGTTTCAAAGTCGATGTCCACAACACTACCCGGGTTTCTCCTTAGTAATTCTTCTTCGTAATCATTTATCTTCATGAAGGAGTCATCCCACTTGCCATATATTTCATTGTAAGCTTGTTATTTCCCTCTAAACACTTTCATGTATGATACACCAATGTTATACTTTTTCATAACCCACTTCTGAAGTTTTGGAATAGAGACATTCCCATCCGATTGTAGCTTATCTCTACTCTTGACTCAAACCTGCTAAAAAGCAACATATTTATTTAAACTGAGAAAAAATTAAATTTAACTTACTCATATAACTAAATTAGAGTTTTGATCTATAGTTATTTTATAATTAGCAAGCAAGTATTAAATAGCAaaaatattatactattataatATTACATCTCAATCATGAAGAAAGGAGTTTGGTTATGGAATAAAAAGCATATTTACCTCAGCAAGTTCAAGGATAATATGCACGGAATGAAAGAAGTGATCTACATTTAATTAATGGGTTTCTTTTGGCCCAGTTTACATTAGATCGGATACAAACAGGAAACAAAAAGGAGGGTATTTTAGAAAGAGGGTTCGCATGGCGTACGACATCGGCAATAAATTTTGATATATcctttaggggctgtttggcaacttctgaatgaataAGTGCTGAAagaataagaggtctgaaccagtaagaggtctgaaccagtaagaggtatgAACCAgtaagagctgaaccagtttaaGTCTGTTTGGCTGGATCTCTGAATGACTGTGTACAATGATGATTTTACCCTTCTGAATTATTTCTTGCTAAATATAATGTATATGTTTGGTCATAACTCCTAATAATGAATaattattaaagaaaaaaaatacaaaccatCATAGAAAATCCAAAATACACATAAATCCTTCTTGAAAACATACTAATCCAAGTAGAAATTAATAACTTGCGTACAATTTTGGTTTTAAGCATTTGACATTAATTGAGTAGCTATCTCGTCACGCAAAGTAGTCATATATTCAATGCCTTGTGAGCCCCATTCCATGTCGTGAACAGACTGGCCATCACTTTCCTCCTGTTGCATTTCTCCAAAAAAAGTGTTCTCGTTGTACACCACAAATAACTGATCATGAATATTCCATTTCCTTATAAAGTTATGGATGGCGAAACACGCAATCACTATGTCTCTCTGTATTGGAAATGAAAAGGGGGCCATTTGTTTTAGGATTGGGAATCTTGCCTTCAAAACACCGTATGCGCGCTCAATCACATTTCTGAGTTGTGCATGAGCATGGTTGAACTTTTCTTCCTTAGTCAATGCACGTTGTCGTCGAAAATCGGCTAACCAATATCTCGTATTACGGTAGGGAGTCATAAACCCACGAGTGTTGGTGTATGCGACATCGCAAAGGTAATATTTGTCTGCAAATGTTAGTATCAAAACTATTAAATAAAAAACTAGATAAACAATTACATCAAATTTAAGGAAAGGTTAAAAACCTGGTGGGGGGAAATAAAAGCCGGAACTCGGATTAAATGCAACTTCTTTCAAAACACGTGAATCATGTGCAATACCCTCCCATCCAGCCCACACGAACGTGAATATCACATCAAAATTACAGATTCCTAAGACATTTTGAAAGCATTCACCCTTTGCTCTTCCCCTGTAACGAGTCTGTTGATCACCAGGTACGACTGCATGTACAAGAGTTCCATCTAACGGACCTATTGCTCCAGGAAATATTTGTTTTAGCCTTCTATGGTTTTCTGAAGCATTCGCGATTGGATTAGAAGATGTCCGAACTATAACTTCTCTTGTGAAATTCATCATCGCAATTAAGACCTCATGAAAACATCTATGAATTGTTTCTGTTGAGTGTTGAAACCTTCGCTTAACCATTCGAAATCGCTCATTATGTCCTATGACAATAAAAAACATAGCCATCTTTTCTTCAAAGGTTATTGACCTACTACTCTGCAACCAATTTCTTTGCTTAAAATGATTGCACAATAGTACATACGCATCACGTGACATGCGCATCATCTCATGACATTGTGTAGAAGTGCCATGCAACAATTCTTGTGTGTACTCATGACCGGTCAATACCGAATTCAGATCTCTTATCCTTTCATGATTGGTCAATACCGAGGCTAATTGTAGCCAATGCCAACAAAGCATCAAGAAAAGCATAATCTCCTCATCCGAGTCCATAGGCTACCTATCACCCAAAATAATCAAGACAATAGAATCCAAAATAACATTGCATGAACATAGAATTCAAATAACATTCCAAAACATAGCATACAAAGTTTAGCATCTAATACAGACTTTAGCATTCAACAAGACAAATACGAACATAGCTCAAAGTTTAGCTATAAAAAAACACATACTAACATAGCTCAAAGTTTAGCTATCAAAAGGCAACTAGAACACAACATTAAAATAATCCATACTTCGCTCCCGCGTTCTTAACCCACATTTCACAAGTGTGCGGCTTAAGTTCTAACCACACTTTCCTCAAATCAGCACTTTCACCAAAAAGCAAAAGCGTCGTTTGATGTTTCGCATCAAATTCTTCCCATCCCAAAGTCTCTAGCTTCTCCATGCATGCATGTATATCATTAGACTAGTTGTGTTTCTCAAGCAACATGTTTGCCACCTTCCTTATATCCTCCCCAACTTCCACGAGATGTGCATTGAATGTTTGTTTCCCTTTTTTAGACCGACCCAATGACTCGTAACTAACACCTTCAGTTGATGATTTTCGTTTTTGTTTAGACCGATCAGAAGACTCTTCACTAGCCCCATGTTCCATTTGAGTGCCATCAATGTCCAAAGGACCAATTTGATCAATCATTTCCACAGAAGGATGAGGAATTGTAGAAGATGGCCCCCAACTATCAAAACCATCACTACTAGAAAACAGCCAAATTTACGACAAGCATATTTGTAGCAAATCTGTGGAAAATCGGCCTTAGCTACAAATTTGCGACAAAACTACCACAAAATTTGCTACAATTTTCCGACAAATAATAACCATCGCAAGATTTTCCACAAAATTCTGACAAAGTTTTTTTAAAGCCTTTTCTACCATTTTTCGACAAATTTGTCACAAATCTCACTTTTAACATACTTTATTAATATTtcattttagtcatttttaataataataatttaagaaAATAATTAATTGAAAAAACTTTTTcgacaaatttcctacaaatttTAGATTTCTTTGTGACACGGTACCTACAAATTTCCTACAGAAATAAAGTTACCAGATTCCGACAAATTTGCGACAATTTGTTTAATAAGATAAGTTACCAGATTCCGACAAATTTGcgacaatttttttaataaaatcagatttttttttgcaaataaTTGCAGGAAATTTTTAGAAAATAGAAAAAACCTCTACACAATATTTAAATACGAATACCAAAAATCCTAATAAAAGTGTGTTTCATATTACAAAATTAATACGATCTTAACGTTTCAAAATGTAATACAAAACGAAAGTTAATATGAAAACGCGCTTTTGTAATAATAACCAAAAATTTCTAATGAAAAGCGCGTTTTCATATTACAAAACTAATACGATTTTAACATTTCAAAATGTAATACAACCTGAAAGTTGATATGAAAACGAGCTTTTGTAATACCAAAAGCGTGTTTTCATATTACAAAATGAACACGGTCTTTACTTTTTTCTTGAACTATTCATCATTTCTTCCATCTTTTTTTGCCATACTGCATTTGCGGCTCGCTCCCGTTCACGCTCGGCCTGCTCTTGTTCCCGCTCTTGTTCCCACTGTGCAAAACGAGCTTCCATATTTTTTCGGGCCTCTCTTTCTTTTTCCAACTCTTCTTGAACTTTTTTAAGCTAGAATTCATCAAAGTGGACATTATTAATACatattgtaggatcgtgatctgacccgaatgagtcgttcagaggagttttactctgtttcaggtgcggaataacaagaaacaaagctagaaacagctgattcttcactttaactactgattatATTGATTAGAACTCGattacaatcagtcttcacaccggcagcacttcggcgtggaatacaaggtcATACATACTGATTTCGCTCTAACTTGACCTATATATACtattctgatttcgcccgaacaTGCACACAAGacatcaggagcgaaatcactatcatgtgatttcgcccgaaacaTCCAACTGCCactttggggcgaaatcactACTCAAACaaccctaggagcgaaatcagcataaaacacatatacactatcctattttctcgtaaatcgtgccctaaatctatacaatgcaatctaagactcgatacaagacaaagtcgacagatgtaatgcaccaacagactccccctcagatgttgacgagtcgcacGTGTCGAGTCTTCTCAAACTTCAGTCTTggtcagtctctgggcttcactttCTCTTCTCATTTCTtgcatgtcttcagactcccccttgcgatatgctggcatttctttagttcttcagcatcatctgcttcaggatcgttgtctgacttACACACATCTATGATCGATATCCTGGCTCAAGCTTTGTCTTCATAATCGAAATCTGGCTCTTCAGAATATTGTTCCAGAATCGAAACTTGACTCTTGTTCTGCTCAGGATTGACAACTCAGCTCATATTTACCTACATAATCTCTACTTCAAAGTAAATAACACATTTTTCAAACATAGAGATATGCACTATCACTGACTCTCCCTCAGatcaaacacagattttgatgaaccacttgaaagattTGACATTGAAAACATTTTATTTCAAACACATACTCCCCCTCAAattttgctcatcatgtttagcacttagaattttgaaaatcagcttttcaatatcagttgtcgaaaatctttttaatttttcaaaatttatgctaaaacacacacaaaatctttttgtatttttctgaaagaaagtaaatgcagaaatgaaatattttcaaacaatatatttgtgagtttgtgtaagagaatcatatcagtttttgagacaagtcaacaacaccgttaagcttgaatcattttaagttctaaacaatttacctagattgtcagtatatttgtccacttaaattttcacacaaagttcaactgtttcgagatacgatattaatgtcttagaaactaacttatccgtgtgtcccactacttgaatatactcccgtatccagatcccaatattcagtcttacaggtgagtataccacagatgatatctgtaaggggttagatgtgagggccgtgagagctcaggtcgatactaccgtatacgcagagagatgacggcttcgacttatggtgtgtcccctttagaggatcttttgattacaacagcaatgattatcaattttattgtttaatcagattgctgagggctgcgcttatatttcaaagtttttgcagaaagtattatccggggactaggtcagtatttccatacagcagaagtcccgggataataccccagatatcactgagcataaagacctagtatctcagaaagatggacctttcaaacaagatttcaggggttacctatatattcaagaagttgttacccactgAATAAACCAGTTtgattttaagtttatatctcgtcacaatttactaaatgagcaaaaacctactgacacgtccgcagtaagattgtttatcacatttttacattACATATTTTTAGcttgttgtgacagcctactgatgtactatcatttcctttttttcacaacaaaactcatttttttatcatgtttttggctttttcaaattttctaatgtttttgtattttcggaaatattctactccccctaaaattcaaacacattaagaaaaaaaattgaaaacaagactagactcttgacccaattGCAAAACAAACtctacaaaaacttgacaactgacatcaaaTCGCATCAAATCTCCATCCattcggcataaacaatctgaactccccctttcacaaaccattttctcattgagatttcaaaacacttaagtttgttttaattagaatgatttttccggaaaatgattttGTGTTTACCAATTCTAGGATCAGTAAGAATAAATTTgaggatatggttcatcatctgtTTAATCATGAgcaataaatcaagtacaaattgaTGTCCCTGATATACCGtttgcagttcagaaacctctgtaccacttgtaaaaatacacACAATACTAACTGTAGGAATGTCACGTCTACATAAACTGTTTTACCAaccaagatgccgattcctgcttcacaatTACCcatctggaagctccggcgtagtcattcaacctgtaaaatttgaATACTAGCAAAAATTTTCATACAACCTAATAAAACatgaatgatgtcgattcctgatccacgatataaacttgggatctccggcgtagtcctaagacttcaaggaaaacagacttccatccaagtctttttagacttgatggttttcaattcttgcgcagtagggttgtaagttgtctttttagttgcataaaaatctttaaccccctttgctttcccattcaacattttcccaaaaattttcttaacactcccattgaatgttttctcgacatcaaacttagttttctctgtgtaaaactgattcgagatttcaacctttccaaccttctgtttaacttcttcaaatttcagtgatggaaactcatcatcattcactgaattttcacttcaacatgtggctcttctggctttgtggaaccagattcatcgcctacCTTCTCATCAACCTTTCTAACAACCCACACTTGTTTGTCTTTCTCtttgtttttgtaaaaattccttttagaacactcaccaatctcataagttgaattttcaaaaatcttaaaTTTTTCGATttgtggttcaacatcaacaactttttcttttaatttcttagaaactccctgtcttgttttggcatttttcgggcaattccatgcaatgtgaccagcttcattgcatttataacaggttcgagtttcctttgaATGAAACACTCCATCtccattccttttcttctcagcaagaaactcctgatttgattctctccagaacggtttcttctgttcctcttctgcacttccacctgacacaaattctgtttttgttttagaatttttatcatttttataattttctggtggaataaaacctaaacctttctttttgtagctacaattTTGGTTCGATTTcctttgaaaaccagaaccagaattgtaaccctttttcttgtttaaacgttgttgaactcttgaagtgtattttttaggttttccagtaagatttaaatcttttatttcagaaatattgatttctgtcattttgaaaacctttttgatcatgtcaaaacgaacacttcttattggaaactctttatcatagtataatttgtccaaatcatttaaagtgtatgcaacttcaaatgtttcgtcatccaaatttgcttttgataataaaaattctttactataagaccgtttaaccgacgactttgaactgttgactgacgaacttgaccctccagactcagattttgactcagactcctcatcagtatccaacacctgatcgaccacctttttgattaactcagactcatgatcagtatcggacgaggtaaacgtgacgtcaatattttctggtaattcatcagttgtgtcgattttaactttatattgactgctttttcaagttgctcctcgtttggttttctaggagaatacccttcccagattggaggcggacacttgttatagctaacagtcggtttcttaccactatctttcttctttgacttgtcatcttgaaaagcttccatacaacagttgggtaaatacgatcaatgagataatcagaactagaataactttgcaataaacgtctaattctctcattttctatcttctctgtctccaactcttgcttccatttagcactctcttcgatgtaaaaatttatagctttctGTTTCGACATCATGAccgcattcatcatcgttagtgcctGTTCTCTctcagagtttgtcttttgaagaccagttactgttttgttcaagacatcataggattctttcacatagttgagattaaacagcaactgctcctttttcttctcatactcagcaattatatcATCTTtggctgcacattccttgcatgcttccaaacacttcgtgcaaggcttgatgacttcaacaatcttttcaacttctatgatcttttcaacttcgatcaTTTTCTCAGCTTCTTTCACCTTTTCTGCTTTATCAACCTGCTTAATCTCaacaatcttctcagcaacactttcaacgttctcattctgaacaacatTTTCAGCCTTCATTTcctgttgttcttttgcagctcttttctctttcagtttctccaagcgatctgcaaaatagaaatgaaaactttcagaagaaagatgagattttgcaatgttaatatgtttctcttcctcatcatcactgctatcatCAGTTTGTGACTGATCATGAAGTGCAACTCTCTTCCATGAAATTGCTTTCAGGCTACTACCCTCACGTCCATGAAGTGCAATTTCATCAATACATGATTCTAGAAAAGTTTTACCGACTCCTTCTTGCTTCCAATTAATCCTAAACTTTTTTTCAGCCATTTCTTTAGTAGAATCTACCAATTGATAAAAAAAACAACTCTAATTAAATAGTTAAACACTGAACATCAATCTTGATCAATTCTAGTTAAACAACTACTAAAAATCAAGACTTGTTAAGTTACCAACACTCATCACTAACCGAACTCTCAACTTACCAATTACCAATTTGCGACCAACCTTTACTATTAACCCACATCAGCAGCAAATTTCAAGttacagcaaaaaaaaaaaaaaaacagctttCATATAGTCAACAACAGCAGCAAGTTTCAAATCATCACCAAATAAGCAACAAATTCTGAATTTCagcattaaaaaaataaaaaaaaaacaaaaaattaaaagcTTTCATGTCTTGAACAACAACAACTTTTGAAATaccaacaacaaaaaaaaaagtatatatatatatatatatatatataggaagctACTTTGGAATACATGCAACACAATCAGATTCTCAAGTAAACCTTTACTTTATTAGATATGGCTGATAAATGGCTTGCCCACTTTGTTCTGACAACTCAACAAACAAAATTCAATTGGACCTTAATATTGTTTACACGTGATAtactgatttggtcaaacgactTTGTCAAATGCCGACTACAATATGCAAACAAATTAATGAACTCGAAATCAAAGAACAAACAGAAAAAAGGCGATTACATACAACAACATCAACAAAATCGACGATTAAAATTTGACTAATGTGATTAGAACATACCTTTGATGCTTCCTTTGTAACAGATTGTTGTAGATTTGCAAAGAAAAAAAACCCTAGGTAAGGAGGCGCATGATGAGTAGAAGAGGGGAGAAAAAGAGGCGTGGGATTTTTAGGGTATTTGGTGGAAAGATTTTGGTCAGACTCCTTGCTATGTATGACTCGGTCAGAGAAAAATAAGAGGGTGGGTAAGTTTTAAGAGGGATGAAACAAACAATCTTATATCTGACTCAGTCAGACATGGGGCATTAAGAGGCTATTAAGATGCAAACAAGCAGGACCTTACACTTGTGTTAAATATCCTACTATGGA
This genomic stretch from Helianthus annuus cultivar XRQ/B chromosome 8, HanXRQr2.0-SUNRISE, whole genome shotgun sequence harbors:
- the LOC110869628 gene encoding uncharacterized protein LOC110869628, which produces MDSDEEIMLFLMLCWHWLQLASVLTNHERIRDLNSVLTGHEYTQELLHGTSTQCHEMMRMSRDAYVLLCNHFKQRNWLQSSRSITFEEKMAMFFIVIGHNERFRMVKRRFQHSTETIHRCFHEVLIAMMNFTREVIVRTSSNPIANASENHRRLKQIFPGAIGPLDGTLVHAVVPGDQQTRYRGRAKGECFQNVLGICNFDVIFTFVWAGWEGIAHDSRVLKEVAFNPSSGFYFPPPDKYYLCDVAYTNTRGFMTPYRNTRYWLADFRRQRALTKEEKFNHAHAQLRNVIERAYGVLKARFPILKQMAPFSFPIQRDIVIACFAIHNFIRKWNIHDQLFVVYNENTFFGEMQQEESDGQSVHDMEWGSQGIEYMTTLRDEIATQLMSNA